The genomic region TGCTCACGCATCTGCGCCAGAGCCATTCGATCCCGGTGATTCTGATGTCGGCCCTGGGGGCTGAAGCCGACCGCATCAGCGGCTTTCGCCTGGGGGCGGACGATTACCTGCCCAAGCCGTTCAGCATGGTCGAGTTGCGGGTGCGCATTGAGGCGATCCTGCGCCGGGTCGCCCTGGACCGGCGGCCTTTGCCGGCCCTGGCGGCGGTGCGCGACGATGCCCGTAGCCTGCGTTTCGATGATGAGCAGTGTGATGTGTTTCACCGGGAGCAGTGGGCCGGCCTGACCCGCAGCGAGTATCGCCTGCTGGAAACCCTGCACCGCAACGGCGAAGAAGTCCTCAGCAAGGCCTTCCTCTATCAGCACGTCTTTCAGCGCGGCTACGCGCCCCATGACCGCAGCCTGGACATGCACATCAGCCAGATTCGTCGCAAGCTCAAGGCCATCGGCTACAGCGAGCGGGAAGTGCGCACGGTGTGGGGCAAGGGCTACGTGTTGAGCGGTCACGATGACGGGCTTTAGGGCCGCCCTCACACGGCTGCCGGGCAAGCATTCGTTATTCTGGAAACTGGCGTGCCTGCTGATCGCTTTCTGTTTGCTGATGATCTGGCTCAGTTGGTCCTGGGGCCGGTACATGGAAGAGCAGAATGCCTTTCTGTCCAACGAGGCTCGCGCCACCTTGAGCGGTTATGCAGCCGGTGCGGAGCTGGCCTGGAACAAGGGCGGCAACGCCGGTGTGGACGAATGGCTGCACACCCTGGGCCAGCGCGAGCGCACCTGGGTGGGTGTTATCGGTAACGACCTGCAATCCCTGAGCAGCTACCCGCTGACGGACAAGGAAAGCCAGCGCCTGACCTTCCTGCGTGGCCTGGACTGGCCCGTCAGCCGGCACGCCAAGGGCTTGCCGTGGTTGAAAATCCCGTTCCCGCTCGACCCGGGGGCGGGGTCCCTGGTGATCGAATTGCCCCGGCGTTTCATGCCTGGGCAAAACCAGCTGTTCTGGCGGATCGTCACCAATGGCGTGATTCCCGGCCTGTTCACCCTGTTGCTCTGCATCGGCCTTTACCGGCTGTTGATCATGCCCCTCAACCACCTTCGTGAGCAGGCCAACGCCTGGCGTGCCGATCAATTGAGCACCCGGCTTTCCCGCGATACCACCAGCCGCCAGGATGAACTGGGGGAGTTGGGTCGCGCGTTTGACCAGATGTCGGAACGCCTGCAAGGCACCGTGGCCCTGCAACAGCAACTGCTGCGGGATTTGTCCCATGAGTTGCGCACACCGCTGAGCCGTTTGCGCGTCGCCTGCGACAGCGAGCAGGACCTGATCCAACTGCGCGAACGCCTGGGAAGGGAAATCGACGGCATGCAGCGCCTGGTGGAAGACACCCTGCAACTGGCCTGGCTCGACACTGAACGTGCGCCGCTGCCCAAGGAAGACATCCAGGTGCAGGCGCTGTGGGACATGCTGCGGGAAAACGCCTGTTTTGAAAGTGGCTGGCCGGCTTCACGTTTGCAGTGCGAGCTTGGGGCTGACTGCTGGGTGCGTGGGCATCTGAACCTGCTGGCCCAGGCGTTGGAAAACATCCTGCGCAATGCCATTCGGCACTCTCCGCAATACGGCACAGTGCAATTGGGCGGGCAGCGTGAGGGGGATCACTGGCACTTGTGGCTGGAAGACCAGGGCGGCGGGATCGATGAGGGGGAGCTGGAACGGATCTTTGCGCCATTCACCCGGCTGGACGGTTCACGGCCCGGCGACGGCGGCTTTGGCCTGGGCTTGAGCATTGCGCGCAACGCTGTGCAGCGTCAGGACGGCAGCTTGTGGGCGGAAAACACCGGCCAGGGTTTGCGCGTGCACATGCGCTTGCTGGCCCGCTAACGGTTACAACCTGCGCTGTTTGCGTTTTTTCCACTGGCGGGCCACCCACCAGCGCCAATAGCCCATGGTCAGGCAATACCCCAGCGCCGCCATCACCAGCCCCAGTACTACCGAGCCCAGCAGGAAGGGTTGCCACAACGTCGACAACTGCCCGCTGATCCATTCCCAGGTCAACTCGTCGGGCATGCTGCGGGGTGGCACGTTCATCAGCCAGGCGCCGGTCATATAGGTGCAGAAGAACACCGGCGGCATGGTGATCGGGTTGGTCAGCCACACCAGGCTCACAGCAATCGGCATGTTGCCGCGCACGCTGATGGCGAGGATCGCCGCCAGCAGCATCTGCAAGGGAATGGGGATAAATGCCGCGAACAGACCAACGGCCATCGCCCGGGCAACCGAGTGGCGATTGAGGTGCCAGAGGTTCGGGTCATGCAGCAACTTGCCGAGAAAGCGTAAGGATTTGTGTTCCCGGATGCTGGTCGGATCGGGCATGTACCGTTTGAATAAGCGCCGTGGCATAAGGGGTCCAGGTCAGTTCGAGGGGCAAGTATGCCCGCATTCCAAGAACGGTAAATTCAGACTTTGTGACAAATAATAATAGGCCGCTTCGGTAGCCCGGCTAAGACTCAATGGGTCGCTTTCAAGGAACGAGCCATGAGAACAGGGATGTTCGCACTCGCGCTGGGGCTGCTCGCCCTGCGTTTTTTACCTGCGTTGCCGTCCAGCGGCTGGCTGCTGCTGATGCCGGTGTTGGCCCTGATGCTGCTGCCTTTTCGCACCTATCCGCTGGCGTTTTTCCTGCTCGGGCTGGGCTGGGCGTGCCTGAGTGCGCAGTGGGCGCTGGACGACCGGTTGGCACCGCGTCTGGATGGCCAGACCCGCTGGGTGGAGGGGCGTGTCAGCGGGTTGCCGCAGCAGACAGGCGACGGTGTTCGCTTTGAACTGACCGACAGCCGGTCACGCAAGGACCTGCTTCCGAAGCGCATCCGTGTGTCCTGGCGTGGCGGGCCAGCGGTTCAGAGCGGTGAGCGCTGGCGGTTGGCCGTGACCCTCAAGCGTCCCTCCGGTTTGCTTAATGCCGAGGGGTTTGACTATGAAGCCTGGCTGCTGGCCCAGCGCATTGGCGCCACGGGTTCGGTCAAGGATGGCCAGAAGCTGGCGCCTGCGCGGCATGCCTGGCGCGACGGAATTCGCCAGCGGCTGTTGGCAGTGGATGCCCAAGGGCGAGAGGCGGGCCTGGCGGCGCTGGTGCTCGGGGATGGTTCCGGGCTGGCCGCCGAGGATTGGCGGGTTCTGCAAGACACCGGCACCGTGCATTTATTGGTGATTTCCGGGCAACACATTGGGCTGCTGGCAGGGTTGATCTATGGCCTGGTCGCCGGCCTGGCGCGCTTCGGGTGTTGGCCGAAACCCTTACCGTGGCTGCCCTGGGCCTGCGGCCTGGGGTTTGCTGCGGCGCTGGGCTATGGCTTGCTGGCCGGTTTTGAAGTGCCGGTGCAACGGGCCTGCGTCATGGTGGGATTGGTCCTGCTATGGCGCCTGCGGTTTCGTCACTTGGGGATCTGGTGGCCGCTGTTGCTGGCGCTGAACGCGGTGCTCATCCTCGAACCGCTGGCCAGCCTGCAACCGGGGTTCTGGCTGTCCTTTGCGGCGGTGGCGGTGCTGATCCTGGCGTTCAGTGGCCGACTGGGCCCCTGGCGTGCCTGGCAGGCCTGGACCCGGGCCCAGTGGTTGATTGCCATCGGCCTGTTTCCGCTGCTGCTGGTGCTCGGTTTGCCCATCAGCCTGAGCGGGCCGCTGGCCAACCTGGTTGCGGTGCCGTGGATCAGCCTGGTGGTGTTGCCCCTGGCCTTGCTGGGTACGGTGTTATTGCCGCTGCCTTATATAGGTGAAGGTTTGTTATGGCTGGCGGGCGGCACACTGGACTGGCTGTTCAAGGCCTTGGCGTTGCTGGCGCAGTACGTGCCGGCCTGGATACCGGCGCACGTGCCCATGGGCTATTGGCTGGTGAGCCTGCTGGGGGCGGTGCTGTTATTGCTGCCCAAGGGCGTGCCGTTTCGGCTGCTGGGCTGGCCGATGTTGCTGCTGGCGGTGTTTCCGCCTCGGGAGTCGATCCCTCACGGACGCGTCGAGGTGGTGCAACTGGATGTGGGCCAAGGGTTGGCGATCATCCTGCGTACCCGCAACCACGTTCTGCTCTATGACGCCGGGCCGCGCTCCGGTGAGTTCGACCTTGGCGCGCGCGTGGTATTGCCTGCGTTGCGCAAACTGGGTGTCGCGGGGCTGGACATGATGCTGCTCAGTCATGCCGATGCCGATCATGCCGGTGGTGCGTTGGCGGTTGCCCACGGGCTGCCGATCAAGCGCGTGGTGGGCGGCGAGACCGAACGGCTGCCGGCGGCACTCGGTACTCAAGCCTGCGTCAGTGGCGAGCGGTGGCATTGGGATGGCGTGACCTTCGAGCTGTGGCAATGGCCTGATGCGACGGACGGTAATCAGATGTCCTGTGTGTTGCTGGTGCAGGCCAATGGCGAACGGTTGCTGCTGACCGGTGATATTGACCGTGAAGCCGAGCGGGCATTGCTGGCCACCCCCCTGGGGGCTCCTGTCGATTGGTTGCAGGCGCCGCACCATGGCAGCCGCAGCTCGTCGTCCTGGCCGTTTCTCCAGCGCCTTGCACCCAAGGCAGTGCTGATTTCCCGTGGCCGCAGCAATGCCTTCGGCCATCCCCATCCCCACGTACTGGAGCGTTACCAGGCCGTGGGCAGCCTGATTTATGACAGCGCCGAGCAAGGCGCACTCCGTCTGCAACTGGGCACCTTCCAGCCGCCGCAGGCCGTGCGCAGCCAGCGGCGTTTCTGGCGCGAGCCCCCGCCGCAAAACAGCGTTACCAAAGACTGGCTCCTGCGACAGGATGCTCTGGGGCCGGCCAGCCCTTCCGCCGGACCCTTATGGTAAAGTGGCGCACTTTTTCGAGGGGACATTCACTGTGTGGGAATTGGTCAAATCCGGCGGCTGGATGATGTTGCCGATCATTTTGAGTTCCATCGCCGCACTCGGCATCATCGCCGAACGCCTGTGGACCCTGCGTGCCAGCCGTGTAACACCTGACCACCTGCTGGGCCAGGTCTGGGGCTGGATCAAGAACAAGCAACTGGACAAGGCAAAGCTCAAGGAACTGCGCGCCAACTCGCCCCTGGGTGAAATCCTCGCCGCCGGCCTCGCCAACTCCAAGCATGGTCGCGAGATCATGAAGGAATGCATCGAAGAGGCCGCCGCCCGGGTCATCCATGAGTTGGAGCGCTACATCAATGCCTTGGGCACCATTGCCGCCATGGCACCGTTGCTCGGCCTGCTCGGTACGGTGTTGGGCATGATCGATATCTTCAGCTCCTTCATGGGCTCGGGCATGACCACCAACGCTGCGGTGCTGGCCGGTGGTATTTCCAAGGCGTTGATCACCACGGCGGCGGGCCTGATGGTCGGTATTCCGTCGGTGTTCTTCCACCGTTTTCTGCAACGGCGCATCGACGAGCTGGTGGTGGGCATGGAGCAGGAAGCCATCAAGCTGGTGGAAGTGGTGCAGGGCGACCGTGACGTGGACCTGGTTGAGGGCAAAGCGTGAAATTTCGCCGCAAGCAACGGGAAAACGTCGATATCAACCTGGCGTCGTTGATTGACGTGGTGTTTATCTTGCTGCTGTTTTTTGTCGTCACCACCACCTTTACCCGGGAAACCCAGCTGCGCGTCGACTTGCCGGAAGCCGTAAGCGGCTCTCCGGCGGAAGACCAGCAGGCCAAGCAGCTGGACATCGCCATCAGCGCCGATGGCGTGTTCTCGGTGAATAACCAGTTGCTGGAGAAAAACGACCTGGCCAGCCTGATGGAAGCACTGCAGAAGGAGTCCGGTGGCGACACTAACTTGCCACTGTCCATCAGCGCCGATGGCAACACCAAGCACCAGGCCGTGATCACTGCGATGGACGCTGCCGGCAAGCTCGGCTTCAGCCATTTGCGCATGACCACGGTCGAGGCGGCGAGCCAACCCTGATGGCCATGACTGATCGTTTGCTCAAGGCCTGGTACGAAGGCCATCCGGCGCTTGCGTTGTTGCAGCCGCTGGAATCCCTCTATCGCCGGGTGGTGCAGCGCAAGCGCGCGCGGTTCCTGGCGGGCGAGGGCGAGATCTACCAGTCGCCGGTGCCGGTCGTGGTCGTCGGTAACATCACCGTCGGAGGCACCGGCAAGACCCCCTTGATTCTTTGGCTGATCGACCATTGCCAGCGCAGCGGTTTGCGCGTCGGAGTGGTCAGCCGCGGTTATGGCGCCAAACCGCCGGAGTTTCCGTGGCGTGTCGAAGCCAGTCACACCGCTGCGGAGGCGGGGGACGAACCCCTGTTGATCGTGCAACGCAGCGGCGTACCCCTGATGATCGACCCTGATCGCAGCCGCGCCGTAAAGGCGTTGTTGGCCAGCGAAACCCTGGACCTGATTCTCTCCGACGACGGGCTGCAACATTACCGCCTGGCCCGAGACCTGGAACTGGTATTGATTGATGCCGCCCGTGGGCTCGGCAACCGTCGCTGCTTGCCGGCGGGCCCGTTGCGCGAGCCGGTCGAGCGTTTGCAAAGCGTCGATGCGCTGCTTTATAACGGCTCCGGTTCAGACCGTGAGGATGGCTTTGCCTTCCGCCTGCTGCCCACCGCATTGGTCAATCTGCACACCGGCGAGCGCCAACCTGTCGACCACTTCCCGGTAGGTCAGCAGGTGCATGCGGTGGCCGGCATCGGAAACCCGCAACGTTTCTTCAATACCCTTGAGACGCTACACTGGCGCCCAATACCTCATGCTTTTGCCGACCACGCGCCCTACAGCGCCGAGGTCTTGAATTTCACACCGGCGCTGCCGTTGGTCATGACTGAAAAGGACGCGGTGAAGTGCCGCGCCTTTGCCAGGCCCGACTGGTGGTACCTTGCGGTGGACGCGGCACCGTCACCGGCGTTTATCGCCTGGTTCGACACGCAGTTAATGCGTTTGCTGCCCGCTCGCCTTTTGCCTTAAAACGCTGCTCTCCAGGACATACTCATGGACACCAAACTGCTCGATATCCTCGCTTGCCCGATCTGCAAAGGTCCGCTCAAGCTCAGCGCCGACAAAACCGAGCTGATCAGCAAGGGCGCCGGCCTGGCGTACCCGATCCGTGACGGCATTCCGGTAATGCTCGAAAGCGAAGCCCGTACCCTGACCACCGACGAGCGCCTGGATAAATGACCACTGCCTTCACCGTCGTCATCCCGTCCCGCTACGCCTCCACCCGCCTGCCCGGCAAACCGCTGCAGCTGATCGGCAACAAGCCGATGATCCAGCTGGTGTGGGAACAGGCCTGCAAAAGCAGCGCCGAACGGGTGGTGGTGGCCACCGATGATCCGCGCATTATCGAGGCCTGCAAAGGCTTTGGCGCCGAAGCGGTGCTGACCCGTGAAGACCACAACTCCGGCACCGACCGCCTGGCCGAAGTGGCCACCAAACTGGGGCTGGCGGCGGACGCCATCGTGGTCAACGTGCAAGGCGACGAGCCGTTGATTCCGCCCAGCGTGATCGACCAGGTGGCGGCCAACCTGGCGGCCCATGGCGAAGCCCGCATGGCAACCCTGGCCGAGCCGATTGAAGACATCGAGACGCTGTTCAACCCCAACGTGGTGAAAGTGGTCAGCGACATCAATGGCCTGGCGCTGACGTTCAGCCGCTCCACCTTGCCGTGGGCGCGGGATGCATTCGCCAAGCAGCCCGACGTACTGCCGGCGGGCGTGCCTTATCGCCGCCATATCGGTATCTACGCCTACCGTGCCGGCTTCCTGCATGACTTCGTCAGTTGGGGCCCGTGCTGGCTGGAGAACACCGAATCCCTGGAACAACTGCGTGCCCTGTGGCACGGCGTGCGCATTCATGTGGGCGATGCCCTGGAAGCGCCACCGGCGGGTGTTGACACGCCTGAAGACCTCGAGCGCGTCCGTCGCCTGCTGGGGGCCTGATGCAGGTTCTGTTTGTCTGCCTGGGCAATATCTGCCGTTCCCCGACGGCTGAAGGTGTGTTGCGCCACAAGCTGCGTGAAGCCGGCCTGGCTGATCGGGTCGAGGTGGCCTCCGCCGGCACCGGTGAATGGCACGTTGGCAATCCACCAGACAAGCGCAGCCAGCGGGCAGCGCTGCAACGGGGCTACGACCTGTCGGCCCAGCGTGCTCAGCAGGTGTCCCGTGCCGACTTTTCCCGTTACGACCTGATCCTCGCCATGGACCAGAGCAACCTGCGCAACCTAAAGGCCATGCAGCCGGCTCAAGGTAAGGCGGACCTGGACTTGTTCCTGCGCCGTTATGACTCGGTGGTGGATGAAGTGCCGGACCCCTATTACGAAGGCGACCAGGGCTTCGAAACCGTGCTCGACCTGATCGAGCGCGCCTGTGACCTGTTGGTGATTGAATTGAAGGGCCGGTTATGACATTGCAGGTGCAGGCACAGGTTTCGCTCAAACCGTTCAACAGCTTTGGCATCGACGTGCGTGCCCGGCTGTTTGCCGAGGCCCGCAACGACGCTGACGTGCGTGAGGCTTTGGCCTACGCCGCCGGGCAACAATTGCCGTTGCTGGTGATTGGCGGCGGCAGCAATTTGCTGCTGACCCAGGATATCGACGCGCTGGTGCTGCGCATGGCCAGCCAGGGCATCCGGGTCGTGCAAGACGATGGCGTACAGGTGGTGGTTGAAGCCGAAGCTGGCGAAGCCTGGCATCCGTTTGTGCTATGGACCTTGGCCCAGGGCTTTTCCGGCCTGGAAAATCTCAGCCTGATCCCTGGCACGGTCGGCGCCGCACCGATGCAGAACATTGGCGCCTACGGTGTGGAGATCAAGGACGTATTCGCCGGCCTGACCGCCCTCGACCGCCAGACCGGCGAGCTGCGGGATTTCAGCCTGGCCGAATGCAACTTTGCCTACCGTGACAGCCTGTTCAAACATGAGGTCGGGCGCTGGCTGATCCTGCGGGTGCGTTTTGCCCTGAGTCGCGCCGTGCACCTGAAGCTTGAATACGGGCCGGTGCAACAGCGCCTGACCGAACAAGGCATTACGCAGGCCACCCCCAGCGATGTCAGTCGAGCGATTTGCAGCATTCGTAGCGAGAAACTCCCCGACCCGGCGGTGCTCGGCAATGCCGGCAGTTTCTTCAAGAATCCGCTGGTGTCCCAGGCGCTGGCCGCCGAATTGCAGCTGGAATACCCGGACATGGTGGCTTACCCCCAGGCTGACGGGCAGATGAAACTGGCCGCCGGCTGGCTGATCGACAAGGCGGGCTGGAAAGGCTTTCGTGATGGCGATGCCGGTGTGCATCGCTTGCAGGCGCTGGTGTTGGTGAACTATGGCGCGGCCACGGGCCAGGAGATTGCCGGGCTCGCGCTACGCATCCAGCAGGACATCGAAAAGCGTTTCAAGGTTGTGCTGGAGATGGAGCCCAACCGCTATTGAACTAAGCTGGTTTTTTGACGCACCAAGCCCTGCATAGCGGGGCTTTTTTATTGCCGCTGAGTTAACTTAGCTGACTACCGATATTTTTTAATCAACTCATAGATGCTGTTTATCAAAACCAGCTACGTGTTTGGCAGGAGGCGAAGGCCTGATGGACAGTGTTGATCTGAATGTGTTGCGCAGCGTGCTGGAATGGCGCCGCGCCGGGCAGCAGGTGGTGCTGTACAGCGTGGTCCAGACCTGGGGCAGTGCGCCGCGTCCGCCGGGGGCCATGCTGGCCTTGCGCGGCGACGGGGTGGTGATTGGCTCGGTGTCTGGCGGCTGTATCGAGGACGACTTGATCGCCCGTTTGCAGGATGGTCGGTTGCCAGAAGACGGGCCGCCGGTGCAGCTTGTAACGTATGGCGTCACCCGGGACGAAGCGGCGCGTTTTGGTCTGCCGTGCGGCGGCACCTTGCGCCTGACCGAAGAGCGGGTGGGTGATCCAGGTTGGGTTGCTGAATTGCTGGCGCGCTGCGAGGCCCACGAGATTGTCGCCCGTGAATTGGACCTGACCACCGGTAAAGTGGAGTTAAGCGGTGCGAGCAAGACCGATGTGGTCAGCTTCGACGGCGAGCGCTTGCGGGCGATTTATGGTCCGCGCTGGCGCTTGCTGTTGATCGGCGCAGGCCAGCTGTCACGCTATGTGGCAGAAATGGCCCGGCTGCTGGATTTCGAAGTGCTGATCTGCGACCCACGTCAGGAGTTTGTCTACGGCTGGGAAGAACAGCATGGGCGCTTTGTGCCGGGCATGCCCGATGAGGCCGTGCTGAATATCCAGACCGATGAACGCACCGCTATTGTCGCGCTCACCCATGACCCGCGCCTGGATGACATGGCGCTGCTGACGGCCCTCAACTCCCGGGCGTTCTACATTGGTGCCCTGGGCTCGCGGGTCAACAGCCAGAAGCGCCGGGAAAACCTCGCAGCGCTGGGGTTGAGTGCGGAGGCCATTGAGCGGCTGCATGGGCCGATTGGCCTGCATATCGGCAGCCATACGCCAGCGGAGATCGCCCTGTCGTTGATGGCGGAAATCGTTGCCATCAAGAACGGGATTGATCTGTTGCAGAAAAAACCGTTGCAGGCAGCGGTCAGTTGACGAGCATCACCGCGATCATCCTGGCGGCGGGGCAGGGCAGTCGTTTTCGGGCCGAAGCAGGTGTGGATCAGGATAAGTTGCTGGCGCCCTGCGTGGGTCGGGATGGCATCACACGGCCAGTGATTGAGCAGGTATTGGTGAATTTGCCGGCGGCGGTTGCCAAGCGCTGGCTGGTGACGTCGCCGGATCGCACTGAAGTCATTCGGCTGGCGCAACTGAAGGGGTGCGAAGTGCTGCTTTTACGTTCACCGGGTATGGGTGACAGCATCGCGGCTGCGGTGGCAGCCAGTGGCCCGTCCGCCGGTTGGCTGGTGGTGCTGGGAGATATGCCGTTCATCCTGCCGGCAAGTATCGAGCACGTGATGGCAGGCCTAGAGGAAGACGGTATCAGCGTCCCGGTGCATGCCGGTCAGTATGGGCATCCGGTGGGGTTTGGCCGTTCATTCGGCCCTGCCTTGATGGCGCTCACGGGAGATCGTGGAGCAAAGCCATTGTTTGCCATGGCTTCGGTGCAGGAAGTCGCTGTCGATGATCCCGGTGTGTTGTGGGATGTAGATGTGCCGGCGTTGTTGAACTACCGCTAGCGGATAGCACAGGCATAAAAAAGCCCCGCCTGATCATTCAGGCGGGGCTTTTTAGTGGCCGATGGAATCAGACGAGGGGTTTAGGCTCATGCTCTTCTTCCAGGGCCTTAGGGTGGTGCTCTACCACTTCTTCAACGGAACGTTGGTTCTCGTCGATAGCAGGGGCAGTGTGCTCAACCACGGCTTCGGTGACCGGAGCAGGGGCTGCTTCGACCACTTCAGCGACGGCTGGAGCGGCTTCGGCAGCGGCCTTGGCAGCAGCGGCGGCCGCTTCAGCTTCCTTGCGGCGACGACGCACTTCACGCGGGTCGTTCGGCGCACGGCCGTTTTCAGTCAGCGCGCTGGCCGGAGCGGCTTCAACCACCGGTGCTGCCACTTCGGCAACCACTGGTGCTTCAACCACTGGAGCAGGCTCGGCAACCACGGCTACAGGTTCAGGGGCGACAACCACTTCAGCGACTGGCGCTGGAGCTTCTTCGACCACTGGAGCAGGCGCTGGTGCTTCAACCGCTTCGACCACTGGGGCAGGTTCGGCAGTCCACTGGAAGGCGGTCTGTTC from Pseudomonas yamanorum harbors:
- a CDS encoding nucleotidyltransferase family protein, producing MTSITAIILAAGQGSRFRAEAGVDQDKLLAPCVGRDGITRPVIEQVLVNLPAAVAKRWLVTSPDRTEVIRLAQLKGCEVLLLRSPGMGDSIAAAVAASGPSAGWLVVLGDMPFILPASIEHVMAGLEEDGISVPVHAGQYGHPVGFGRSFGPALMALTGDRGAKPLFAMASVQEVAVDDPGVLWDVDVPALLNYR